One genomic region from Gossypium hirsutum isolate 1008001.06 chromosome D13, Gossypium_hirsutum_v2.1, whole genome shotgun sequence encodes:
- the LOC107919009 gene encoding probable glutathione S-transferase parA, producing the protein MEDEVVLLDFWPSSFAMRVKIALGEKGIKYKCKQEDLFNKSPLLLEMNPIHKKIPVLIHNGKPISESLIILQYIDQVWNHKSPLLPSDPYQRSQALFWADYIDKKIYGIGRRVWMGKEDQEEAKEELMQCLKTLERELGDKLYFGGQNIGVVDVALVPFTTWFYSYETCGNFSIEAGCPKLVAWAKRCKENYRSVSEALPHPIQIYEYVMELKKRLGLV; encoded by the exons ATGGAAGATGAAGTGGTTCTACTTGATTTTTGGCCAAGCTCTTTTGCAATGCGAGTTAAAATAGCCTTGGGTGAGAAAGGGATCAAATATAAGTGCAAGCAAGAGGATTTGTTTAACAAGAGCCCTCTACTCCTTGAAATGAACCCAATCCACAAAAAAATTCCTGTTCTCATTCATAATGGAAAACCCATCTCTGAATCCCTCATCATCCTCCAATACATCGACCAAGTTTGGAATCACAAATCCCCTTTGCTTCCTTCTGATCCTTACCAACGTTCACAAGCCTTGTTTTGGGCCGACTATATTGATAAAAAG ATATATGGCATTGGGAGGAGAGTATGGATGGGAAAAGAAGACCAAGAGGAAGCAAAGGAAGAGTTAATGCAATGCTTAAAGACCTTGGAAAGAGAGCTGGGAGACAAGCTCTATTTTGGGGGACAAAACATTGGGGTAGTGGATGTTGCACTTGTACCTTTCACCACTTGGTTTTACAGTTACGAGACATGTGGGAATTTCAGCATAGAGGCAGGGTGCCCCAAGCTTGTTGCATGGGCCAAAAGGTGTAAAGAAAATTATAGAAGTGTGTCGGAGGCACTCCCTCATCCGATCCAGATTTATGAGTATGTGATGGAGCTCAAGAAGAGACTTGGATTGGTATAA